The following DNA comes from Thermodesulfobacteriota bacterium.
CTCGCGGGTTGATTCTTGGCAGTTGACGCCAGGCACCTCCTCAATCCACCCGACCCACCAATCGCCATCCTGCTTAATGACGGCTGTGTATTCCTTGTTCATATCGTAATCCTTTCCCTTCTTTGGACGAACGGCGCCCATCGTCGTCTGCGGGGACGAGTCGTCTGCAGGGACGTTCGGGGTCGTCTGCAGGGACGTTCTTCGTGCACCTGCGCGATACTCTGGTTAACAACACGAGTGCGTGAACATCCTCTTGACGTCCCTCACGCGGTGGGCGGAGCATCCTGTTTACGCCGGGGTTCGGCCCTCGCCCTTTGTCTGGAGCTCCCGCTTCACCGCCGTGTAGACGCCTTCCTCCAACTCGATGCGCTCGCGTATGACCTTCGTCAGCCACTCTTCGATCCCGCCCGCGCGATGAACTCGGGCGAGGAAGGCGGCCCGCTCGGCAAGCTCCGGAGGGATAGAAAATGAGCCGGCTCTTGTCCGTCGGACCTCGATCGGCTTCTCCCACGCGCCCTCGTCTTCTGCTTGGGCCGTCACCAGTTCGTCGATCCGTGAAGAGGTGATTTTTCGGTTTGCTTGCTCTTTTTTGATCTTCATAGCGGCCATCCTGTGATGATCCGAACCACGTCTCCGGATTTCACCTGAAAAATGATCTTCAGTTGCCGACCCGCCCAGCTGCGCCCGATCAGCTGGAAGCGGTCGCGAAACTGCTTGTTCCGCCGCACGACGAAGTCGGAAAAGAAACACTCCACTGCTTCCTCGAACGATACGCCGTGGGCAGCAAGCTTGTCGCTGTCGAAGTCATACTCGAAGTCACTCGGCTGAAAGCGGCTCCAGTTGACCAAGATTCTCGCCCTTCTTCATATCTGGAGCAGAACCCACGTCTTGAAGGGGTAGGCTTCCTCCCGGCTCCCCTTGTGCCGAGGCTTCCCCTTTGTCCCGCTCCTTTTTCTAGCGCAGCACGCACTGCACTTCGACCACGTACGCGAGTCGGTACTCGAAGGCGTGCTCTGACGGGGGACCAGCTCCGAAATCCGCCAGATCACCACGTCGACAAAGGCGTCGGCAGCGACGACCGCTCGCCGGCGAACCAGGGGGGGAGGCCCTCATGTGGGAGAAACTACCAACGCCAACGGGTGTTGTCTATGACCTCAACACACAGGAGGAGAGAGGGGGACGCAGCCCCGGATGCGGGCCGGGGGCAGGGTCTTCCGGGATTCTGTGGGCATACCCTTGTTGGTAGCACGCCGAGCCTTCGGGCCAAGCCTCCACCCGCTCCTGGTGGGCGGGGGACAGGGGGCGGGGGACGTGACTGGGCCGCCCCCCTCACCCCGGCCGTCTCCCCCGAGGGGAGAGGGAGCTGTGGCACACGCAGCGAGGTGGTGCAGAGCACACCGAAGGGGCCTCTCCAGAACCCACTGACTTCCCGGAAGGGCCCGGGGCGCCGCTACCCCTCGATCCGCTCTTCTCCGCTGTAGACGGTGAAGCGGCCGGCGCGGACGTAGCCGATGAGGGTGATGTTGAGCTTCTTCGCGAGCTCTACGGAGAGGCTGGTGGCGGCGTTTCGGCTGACGAGGACGGGGATGCCCACCCGGG
Coding sequences within:
- a CDS encoding formate dehydrogenase accessory sulfurtransferase FdhD; protein product: MGIPVLVSRNAATSLSVELAKKLNITLIGYVRAGRFTVYSGEERIEG
- a CDS encoding BrnT family toxin, whose protein sequence is MVNWSRFQPSDFEYDFDSDKLAAHGVSFEEAVECFFSDFVVRRNKQFRDRFQLIGRSWAGRQLKIIFQVKSGDVVRIITGWPL